From Nicotiana tabacum cultivar K326 chromosome 22, ASM71507v2, whole genome shotgun sequence, one genomic window encodes:
- the LOC107793779 gene encoding disease resistance protein Roq1 isoform X3, translating into MESRVREVSSLLRMETHDVRFIGIWGMGGIGKTTIASAVFGKYSGLFEGVCFLDNVAEMQRTYGLQYLQGVLLSKILKVSLTITSVYEGMEIIKKRLRTMKVLIILDDVNQKDQLKMLVGWHDWFGSGSRILITTRDKHLLDNHIVDEVYSVNLMTLNEAIELFSLHAFKQRIPKKDFEELSNQVVHCAALLPLALKVLGSFLYGLDRSQWRSAWESLKDLPNDEILAKLKISFEGLGHVDQRLFLDIACFYRGKLRSYVEEILESCDIGSTIRIKVLIEKSLLFISPYDTIEMHDLIQEMAWHIVSQDDSRRSRIWLPEDIEDLFTGNLEAESVEGLWIPRNYIPKQDISYYNISEAFRRMKRLRVLVVRATNFCSIDPITHLPSSLRWLDWEACPLNSLPQSFEPSKLLRLDILECSTLQKLWLIPKGLDKLKTLYLSYCEHLEEVPSFELMPNLERVKLEGCKSLREVSPSFGVLMKLTSLELIDCQSLEKLPSYIQMESLKSLKLSCLPKLRELPETKGLHRLLTLELTDCQSLEMLPSCNQMESLVILKLSCLPKIMALPATEGMHHLLELVIEYTPIVELPVSIGNLGSLKQLWLSHCKDLVSIPNSFSCLKNLRVLVIYNCKRFADLPEKMGDLKLLEKLVISGTAISRIPPSVADLGELSFLSFSRWFGYREDATFLLPSASGSSSFRVLKLKKHTLCSGEHFQDLGCLSSLAHLDFTRNDFTSFNESNNQPFHYLDITFCEKLVLPRLPACIKELYAYDPLVLKSIPDFPTKYSELYSVSFAQHIENRGELTDILHFVLRLISAASQCEKVLPFSIFSPGDIRWSGFNYYRKEHTKRFSTPLDPCWYESKFKGFVICFRVPLDTVQNQKPLDAKSRRGSHWFGCTKVTVKLVQRYDRQEQDVLQKKCLIVARQAFCSHSSKYAICFSYIPFVALWHTSDSEKGKKPNDYCFFEASIDPGTATKWGLLLVYENKIQQIDQSTIVVQRDVESPSSDLLRESNDDQGQKTEDASVKRRRLDICQRDNMVSFEAGCSMKFQAIKDSCSPSEFQTFQIIPDQQLETPCSSAAQSFRHREESCSSGQPQTLQLPLADPQVDEVINEATSGMVFEQLEAPSSSEQPESFEVSPDEHKDNSVTNGSSSSEVFQELEAPCSSGQPQILQLFPEHS; encoded by the exons ATGGAATCTCGAGTGCGTGAAGTAAGTTCATTACTAAGGATGGAAACACATGATGTTCGTTTTATTGGAATTTGGGGGATGGGCGGCATTGGTAAGACAACAATTGCAAGCGCTGTGTTTGGCAAATATTCTGGCCTATTTGAAGGTGTTTGTTTTCTTGATAATGTTGCAGAAATGCAAAGGACATATGGACTGCAATATTTGCAAGGTGTTCTCCTCTCAAAAATCCTAAAGGTAAGCTTAACTATTACAAGTGTATATGAAGGCATGGAAATCATAAAGAAGAGGTTGCGCACAATGAAGGTTTTGATCATTCTTGATGATGTAAATCAAAAAGACCAATTAAAAATGTTAGTTGGATGGCATGATTGGTTTGGTAGTGGTAGTAGAATTTTGATTACAACAAGAGATAAACATTTGTTAGATAATCATATTGTGGATGAAGTGTATTCTGTGAACTTGATGACTCTTAATGAAGCTATTGAGCTATTTAGCCTACATGCCTTTAAGCAAAGAATTCCTAAGAAAGACTTTGAGGAGCTTTCAAATCAAGTTGTACATTGTGCCGCTTTGCTCCCTTTAGCTTTGAAAGTTTTAGGTTCGTTTCTCTATGGATTAGACAGGAGCCAGTGGAGATCCGCTTGGGAAAGCCTGAAGGATCTgccaaatgatgaaattcttgcTAAGCTTAAGATAAGTTTTGAAGGACTGGGGCATGTTGATCAGAGACTCTTTCTAGATATTGCATGCTTTTATAGAGGAAAATTGAGGAGTTATGTAGAGGAAATACTTGAGAGCTGCGATATCGGATCTACAATAAGAATAAAAGTCTTAATTGAAAAGTCTCTCTTATTTATCTCACCATATGACACAATTGAAATGCATGATTTGATACAAGAAATGGCCTGGCACATCGTGAGTCAAGATGACTCGCGAAGGAGTAGAATATGGCTTCCCGAGGACATCGAGGATTTGTTTACTGGGAATTTG GAAGCAGAATCTGTGGAGGGACTATGGATACCAAGGAATTACATTCCAAAACAGGATATATCATATTACAACATCAGTGAAGCATTTAGGAGAATGAAAAGATTAAGGGTACTTGTAGTTAGAGCAACAAATTTCTGCTCTATTGACCCGATTACTCATCTTCCTAGCAGCCTAAGGTGGCTTGATTGGGAAGCTTGCCCTTTAAATTCATTGCCACAGAGTTTTGAACCATCAAAGCTTCTTCGCCTTGATATACTCGAATGTAGTACACTTCAGAAACTCTGGTTAATTCCGAAG GGTTTGGACAAATTAAAAACTTTGTACCTCAGCTATTGCGAACACTTGGAAGAAGTTCCAAGCTTTGAGTTGATGCCAAATTTAGAGAGAGTAAAGCTAGAGGGATGTAAGAGTTTGAGAGAAGTGAGCCCATCGTTTGGAGTTCTCATGAAGCTCACTTCACTGGAGCTAATTGATTGTCAGAGCCTTGAGAAGCTTCCAAGTTATATTCAGATGGAATCCCTTAAGAGTCTCAAACTTTCTTGTCTTCCAAAGTTGAGGGAATTACCAGAAACCAAGGGGTTGCACCGTTTATTGACATTGGAGCTAACTGATTGTCAGAGTCTTGAGATGCTTCCAAGTTGTAATCAGATGGAATCTCTTGTGATTCTCAAACTTTCTTGTCTTCCAAAAATAATGGCTTTGCCGGCAACAGAAGGGATGCACCATTTATTGGAACTTGTTATAGAATATACTCCAATAGTAGAGCTTCCGGTGTCAATTGGAAATCTTGGTTCCCTCAAACAACTATGGTTAAGTCATTGTAAAGATCTGGTAAGCATTCCGAACAGCTTTTCTTGTCTGAAGAATCTAAGAGTTCTTGTGATCTACAACTGCAAAAGATTTGCAGATTTGCCAGAGAAGATGGGGGACTTGAAGCTTTTAGAAAAGCTAGTAATATCTGGTACTGCAATTTCCCGTATACCCCCTTCAGTTGCAGACCTTGGTGAACTAAGCTTTTTATCATTCTCTCGCTGGTTTGGATACAGAGAAGATGCAACTTTTCTGTTACCCTCTGCATCAGGTTCATCGTCGTTTAGGGTGTTAAAGCTTAAGAAGCACACACTATGCAGTGGAGAACATTTTCAGGATCTTGGATGCTTATCTTCTTTGGCTCACTTGGATTTCACTAGAAATGATTTTACGAGTTTCAATGAAAGCAACAATCAGCCCTTTCATTACCTAGATATAACATTTTGTGAGAAGCTTGTATTGCCCAGACTTCCAGCATGCATAAAGGAGTTATATGCATATGATCCTTTAGTCTTGAAAAGCATTCCTGATTTCCCCACAAAATATTCAGAGCTGTATTCAGTGTCATTCGCACAGCATATTGAGAACAGAGGGGAACTGACTGATATCTTGCACTTTGTCCTTCGTTTAATTAGTGCGGCATCTCAG TGTGAGAAAGTGCTACCTTTTAGCATTTTTTCCCCTGGAGATATAAGATGGAGCGGGTTCAATTATTATCGAAAAGAACATACAAAAAGATTCTCCACTCCACTTGATCCATGTTGGTATGAGAGTAAATTCAAGGGATTTGTTATATGCTTTCGTGTACCATTGGATACTGTTCAGAACCAGAAACCTTTGGATGCTAAATCACGAAGAGGAAGTCACTGGTTCGGTTGCACTAAGGTTACAGTTAAGTTAGTGCAAAGATATGACAGGCAAGAACAAGATGTACTCCAGAAAAAATGTTTGATTGTTGCTCGCCAAGCATTTTGCTCTCATAGTAGTAAATATGCCATTTGCTTTAGCTACATACCTTTTGTAGCACTATGGCATACTTCTGATAGTGAAAAGGGGAAGAAGCCAAATGACTATTGCTTCTTTGAGGCGTCTATAGACCCAGGCACTGCAACAAAATGGGGACTTCTTCTGGTGTACGAGAATAAAATTCAACAGATAGATCAATCAACCATCGTGGTCCAACGTGATGTTGAGTCTCCAAGTTCTGACCTGTTGAGAGAATCTAATGATGACCAAGGCCAGAAAACGGAGGATGCTTCTGTTAAGAGAAGACGGCTTGATATTTGTCAAAGAGATAATATGGTTTCATTTGAAGCTGGCTGCTCTATGAAATTTCAAGCGATAAAGGACTCATGCTCTCCCAGTGAGTTTCAAACTTTCCAAATAATTCCTGATCAACAATTGGAAACACCATGCTCTTCTGCAGCTCAAAGCTTCCGACACAGGGAAGAGTCATGCTCTTCTGGACAGCCACAAACTTTACAGCTCCCTCTAGCTGATCCACAAGTTGATGAAGTGATAAATGAGGCTACTTCCGGCATGGTATTTGAACAACTGGAAGCGCCAAGCTCTTCCGAGCAGCCTGAATCTTTTGAAGTCTCTCCAGATGAGCACAAAGATAATTCAGTGACAAATGGGTCTAGCAGCTCTGAGGTATTCCAAGAATTGGAGGCACCATGCTCTTCTGGACAACCTCAAATTCTCCAGCTCTTTCCCGAGCATTCATGA